The following are encoded in a window of Methanobrevibacter ruminantium M1 genomic DNA:
- a CDS encoding 50S ribosomal protein L34e yields the protein MPANRFRSRSYKRTNTKTPGGVNVLRYKKKKPSKHVCAECGAVLHGVPRGRPFEVNKLAKSKKRPNRPFGGNLCPECTRKHFKQEARK from the coding sequence ATGCCTGCAAATAGATTTAGATCAAGATCATATAAAAGAACAAATACAAAGACTCCTGGTGGAGTTAATGTTTTAAGATATAAAAAGAAAAAACCATCTAAGCATGTATGTGCTGAATGTGGTGCTGTATTACATGGTGTACCAAGAGGACGTCCTTTTGAGGTCAACAAATTAGCAAAATCTAAAAAGAGACCTAACCGTCCATTTGGTGGAAACTTATGTCCTGAATGTACTCGTAAACATTTCAAACAAGAGGCAAGAAAATAA
- the cmk gene encoding (d)CMP kinase, with protein sequence MIITIGGVAGSGTTTAAKVLSEKLGVPYISAGAIFREMAEEHGMTPVEFGKFAENNTDIDKEIDNRQAKLAEEADDLIIEGRLSAYFIDADLKVCFTAPLDVRAKRVCERENKSVETARLEIIAREESEAIRYRDIHNIDIKNMDIYDLIINTNSFDPESISEIIITTLKVI encoded by the coding sequence ATGATAATTACAATCGGTGGCGTAGCTGGCAGTGGAACCACAACAGCTGCAAAGGTATTATCTGAGAAATTAGGGGTTCCGTATATTTCAGCTGGAGCTATCTTTAGAGAGATGGCTGAAGAGCATGGGATGACTCCTGTGGAATTTGGCAAATTTGCTGAAAATAATACTGACATCGATAAAGAGATTGATAATAGACAAGCTAAACTTGCAGAGGAAGCTGATGATCTTATTATTGAAGGAAGATTGTCTGCATACTTTATTGATGCGGATTTAAAGGTTTGCTTCACCGCTCCATTAGACGTTAGAGCTAAAAGAGTATGTGAAAGGGAAAACAAGTCAGTTGAGACTGCTCGTTTGGAAATAATCGCTCGGGAAGAAAGCGAAGCTATAAGATATAGGGATATTCATAATATTGACATAAAGAACATGGATATTTATGATTTGATAATCAATACCAATAGCTTCGATCCGGAGAGCATTTCAGAAATTATTATAACAACATTAAAGGTGATATGA
- a CDS encoding 50S ribosomal protein L14e, which produces MAAIEVGRKCIKTAGREAGKECEIVAIIDENFVEVKGDEVKNRRCNINHLEPIME; this is translated from the coding sequence ATGGCAGCTATAGAAGTTGGTAGAAAATGTATTAAGACTGCTGGTAGAGAAGCAGGTAAAGAATGTGAAATTGTTGCAATTATTGATGAAAACTTCGTAGAAGTAAAAGGAGACGAAGTTAAAAACAGACGTTGTAACATTAACCACTTAGAACCTATTATGGAATAA
- a CDS encoding right-handed parallel beta-helix repeat-containing protein: MGIFDKVKSAFESSKNFKYLDDLIHSGLNEIVLDDDISLSKNEKNKYSNGIEIEIDNLVIDGNGHAIDAQGNGSIFLCTGKNIVVKNIHFKNGIHSNGGAIENRGELTIMDSTFDGNNASLGGAVFNDGPKLMIAKSTITGNIAKEGGGAIYNNDGEVYISESMINENVSSFHQYSGGAIYNKGELTIEKSTLIRNHASFGGAIGNIGQLNIIDSTISNNESSGDGGAIFNDNASLSISNSMIEANVSDGLEGGGAIYNKEGELNITGSVLKQNELVGQIGKGGAIYNNGGNLNIAGSSLCNHSINFFGGAIYNDGGKINIAESKFNENSSNRNGGAIYNEGEVNIRKSSIKKNKSDGGVIENINGDFKIFNCEFFSNESQGNIIFNQDSLEINYTDFKDNRSKSMLLNDGVKSKMSLVKGEINGNDVKDTLILNEGNSLTISETVFENNLIPNGDAIVNSSNLILTNPKINDDNQEIRNQGNLLLKRSSLDIKGKINGEGKIETDDHSNEDKFDFGYLDSLIHGSPDKEIVLDKDIKLENYEVDFYEGGIELDFDDLIINGNGKTIDARGKSRIFTISGKNITLKHITFKNGHSYKNYDNPLNNNGGAIRINANANLTITDCKFLDNLSEDYGGVIYYNGSGDLVLTASTMKGNTAENDGGAIFSSGEVKINKSKFINNSGNNGGAIAIVNSNDKASVTESIFNENAADSKGGAIWFHNSNIALADCTFNDNYATCGAAIYQEISKGSISNSTFKRNLSSYAYWHDGKLVTNKNHAIFIDTGSGLNDFNQDRDNIINCDFIDNNNNLYAQKHDLIKSRLDEHLALWKRNL, from the coding sequence ATGGGCATATTTGATAAGGTCAAGTCAGCTTTTGAATCTAGTAAAAACTTTAAATATTTAGATGATTTAATTCATAGCGGGCTGAATGAGATTGTTTTGGATGATGATATCAGCTTAAGTAAAAATGAAAAAAACAAGTATTCTAACGGCATTGAAATAGAAATTGATAATCTGGTTATTGATGGAAATGGCCATGCAATAGATGCCCAAGGAAATGGTTCTATCTTTTTATGCACTGGTAAAAATATCGTAGTAAAGAATATTCATTTTAAAAATGGAATCCATTCCAATGGAGGTGCAATAGAAAATCGTGGGGAATTAACTATAATGGATTCCACATTTGATGGAAATAATGCATCCCTTGGAGGGGCAGTTTTTAACGACGGCCCTAAACTAATGATAGCTAAATCCACAATCACTGGAAACATAGCCAAAGAGGGCGGCGGAGCAATATATAATAATGATGGCGAGGTTTATATTTCAGAATCCATGATTAACGAAAATGTCTCTAGTTTTCATCAGTATTCTGGCGGAGCAATTTATAATAAGGGCGAGTTGACTATTGAAAAATCAACACTCATTAGAAACCATGCAAGTTTTGGCGGAGCAATAGGAAATATTGGTCAGTTAAACATAATCGATTCCACAATTAGCAATAATGAATCCAGTGGTGATGGCGGTGCAATTTTTAATGATAATGCTAGCTTATCAATATCCAATTCAATGATTGAAGCTAATGTCTCAGATGGATTGGAAGGCGGAGGGGCGATATATAATAAGGAAGGCGAGCTTAACATTACTGGATCTGTCCTTAAACAAAACGAATTGGTCGGCCAAATAGGAAAAGGGGGAGCTATATATAATAATGGAGGCAATCTCAATATTGCAGGTTCATCACTTTGCAATCATTCCATAAACTTTTTTGGGGGAGCGATATATAATGATGGAGGCAAGATTAATATTGCAGAATCCAAATTCAATGAAAATTCCTCTAACAGGAATGGCGGGGCAATATATAATGAAGGTGAAGTCAATATTAGAAAGTCATCCATTAAGAAAAACAAGTCTGATGGCGGAGTAATAGAGAATATAAATGGAGATTTTAAGATATTTAATTGCGAATTTTTCTCAAACGAATCTCAAGGAAATATAATATTCAATCAAGATTCATTAGAAATTAATTACACTGATTTTAAGGATAATCGATCAAAATCTATGCTGCTTAATGATGGAGTCAAATCCAAAATGAGCCTTGTTAAAGGAGAGATTAATGGTAATGATGTTAAAGATACATTAATCCTCAATGAAGGAAATTCTTTAACCATATCTGAAACTGTTTTTGAAAATAATTTGATTCCTAATGGGGATGCCATAGTTAATTCAAGTAATTTGATATTGACAAATCCAAAGATAAATGATGATAATCAGGAAATAAGAAATCAAGGGAATCTTCTTTTAAAAAGGTCATCTCTAGATATTAAAGGCAAAATCAATGGGGAAGGAAAAATTGAAACAGATGACCATTCCAATGAAGATAAATTTGATTTTGGATATCTTGACAGCCTAATTCATGGAAGTCCCGATAAGGAAATTGTGCTGGATAAAGATATAAAACTTGAAAATTATGAAGTTGATTTTTATGAAGGGGGCATAGAACTGGATTTCGATGATTTGATTATAAATGGAAATGGCAAAACTATTGATGCTAGAGGAAAATCCCGTATTTTCACAATAAGTGGAAAAAACATCACTCTAAAGCACATTACTTTTAAAAATGGACACTCTTATAAAAATTACGACAACCCTTTAAATAATAATGGAGGGGCAATAAGAATTAATGCCAATGCAAATCTCACAATAACCGATTGTAAATTTTTAGATAATCTCTCAGAGGATTATGGTGGAGTTATATATTATAATGGCTCTGGAGACTTAGTTCTCACTGCATCAACAATGAAAGGCAATACTGCAGAAAATGATGGCGGTGCCATATTCAGTAGCGGAGAGGTGAAAATAAATAAATCTAAATTTATCAACAATAGCGGAAATAATGGCGGTGCTATTGCAATTGTAAATAGTAATGATAAAGCATCTGTCACTGAATCTATTTTTAATGAAAACGCCGCAGATTCGAAAGGAGGAGCAATCTGGTTCCATAATTCAAATATTGCATTGGCAGATTGCACTTTCAATGATAACTATGCTACTTGTGGAGCGGCAATTTACCAAGAAATAAGCAAGGGAAGCATAAGCAATTCCACTTTTAAGAGGAATTTATCATCTTATGCATATTGGCATGATGGAAAATTAGTTACTAATAAAAATCATGCTATCTTCATTGATACAGGTTCTGGATTAAATGACTTCAATCAAGATAGAGACAATATCATCAACTGTGATTTTATAGATAATAATAATAATCTTTATGCTCAGAAACATGATTTAATTAAATCTAGACTTGATGAGCACTTGGCTCTATGGAAACGCAATTTATAA
- a CDS encoding ATP-binding cassette domain-containing protein yields MLEVRNIKYSYNKDYQALKGVSLKVEEGQMVALLGKNGAGKSTLFLHLNGIYEPDEGQVFIKGEELKYDKKSLLKFRQKVGIVFQNPDDQIFAPTVEEDVAFGPLNLKLPMEEVQKRVTEALARVGMSGYEKTAPHHLSGGQKKRVAIAGILAMKPEIMVLDEPTAGLDPQGVTALSNLLKELNDEGITVIISTHEVNLVPTYAEKVFVLVDGELVAEGTPKEIFAQPEILEQANLEVPIVTELFQELEKEGYDMNDDYPLTIDEAKEKFLELLNKN; encoded by the coding sequence ATGTTAGAAGTTAGAAACATTAAATATTCATATAATAAGGATTATCAAGCACTTAAGGGAGTTAGCCTAAAGGTCGAAGAAGGACAAATGGTTGCTCTTTTAGGAAAAAACGGTGCGGGAAAGTCTACCTTGTTCCTTCATTTAAACGGCATATACGAACCTGATGAGGGACAGGTCTTCATCAAAGGGGAAGAGCTAAAGTATGACAAGAAATCATTGCTTAAATTCAGACAGAAGGTAGGAATCGTATTCCAAAACCCTGATGACCAAATCTTTGCACCGACTGTAGAAGAGGACGTTGCATTCGGACCGCTAAACCTTAAGCTTCCTATGGAAGAGGTTCAAAAAAGAGTGACAGAGGCATTGGCAAGGGTTGGAATGAGCGGATATGAAAAGACAGCTCCTCACCACCTAAGCGGAGGTCAGAAGAAAAGGGTTGCAATTGCAGGAATCCTTGCAATGAAACCAGAGATAATGGTTCTGGATGAGCCTACAGCAGGGCTAGACCCTCAAGGGGTTACAGCATTAAGCAATCTATTGAAGGAACTTAATGATGAAGGAATCACTGTAATAATCTCAACTCACGAGGTAAACCTTGTACCTACCTATGCAGAAAAGGTCTTTGTATTGGTTGATGGGGAATTAGTTGCAGAAGGAACTCCAAAAGAAATATTTGCACAGCCTGAAATTCTTGAACAGGCAAATCTTGAAGTTCCGATTGTTACAGAGCTATTCCAAGAACTAGAAAAAGAAGGATATGATATGAATGATGACTATCCTTTAACCATTGACGAGGCAAAGGAAAAGTTCTTAGAATTATTAAATAAAAATTAA
- the cbiQ gene encoding cobalt ECF transporter T component CbiQ has product MKFDMDYIAHHNELSEANPYYKLFITIILLIVTLALDNLYFDIFMFILFSIIILGVAKINIRSYIKFLTIPMAFLIITCLFLIFFFGSGKVIYQTGFFGIVVTDDSWHYGLYTFFRVLGCFPILGFLALTTPIAKIFHCLETLKVPKIVIEIGLLMYNTIFIFLNEIDVMQKAQKTRLGYNSYWNSLQCLGSLVSNIFLRSLEKSETLQNSLDSRGYDGELPVYIPPKEE; this is encoded by the coding sequence ATTATTTATAACCATAATTCTACTGATTGTTACATTGGCATTGGACAACCTGTACTTTGACATTTTCATGTTCATACTATTCTCCATCATAATTCTTGGAGTTGCAAAGATAAACATCCGCTCTTACATAAAATTCCTGACCATTCCGATGGCATTCCTTATAATAACATGTCTATTTCTGATATTCTTCTTCGGAAGCGGAAAGGTCATCTACCAAACAGGATTCTTTGGAATCGTAGTCACCGACGACTCATGGCATTACGGTCTCTACACATTCTTCAGAGTGTTAGGGTGTTTTCCTATCCTAGGATTCCTAGCCCTTACAACACCTATTGCAAAGATCTTCCACTGTTTGGAAACACTTAAGGTTCCTAAAATAGTGATTGAGATAGGGCTTTTGATGTACAATACAATCTTCATATTCCTAAATGAGATTGATGTGATGCAGAAGGCACAGAAGACAAGATTAGGGTATAATTCCTATTGGAATTCATTGCAGTGCTTAGGATCGCTTGTAAGCAATATATTTTTAAGATCATTGGAAAAAAGCGAAACATTGCAAAACAGTTTAGATTCAAGAGGCTACGACGGAGAGCTTCCGGTTTATATACCGCCAAAGGAGGAATAA